From the Selenomonas sp. oral taxon 920 genome, the window GCTGCGGCGCGTGGAGGCAGCCGGGATTTCCCCGACGCACGCGGACAGCCATCAGCATATGCACGTCCTGCCGGGCATCATTGATGTCGCACTTGACCTCTGTGCAGCGGCGCAGATTCCCGCCATGCGTGCACCGCGTGCCCCCATCTTTGCAGGCAGCTTCGGCGGCGTCGGACAGCTCGTCGGACGCATGGGACTCGCCGTACTTGCACGGCGTGCAGCAGCGAAAGCACGGCGGCGCGGCATCTGCGTGCCCGATCACTTCGCCGGCATCGTCGCGGGTGAGGCGGTGGATACAGAAGCTCTCACGCAGGTTGCAGCAAGCCTCAAGAGCGGCACGACAGAGGTCATGCTCCATCCCGGCACGGACAACGCTGTGCTCGTCCGCGACTGCCGCTGGAATCACGATTTCGAGGCGGAGCTTGCCGCGGTCTCTGCCCCCGCCGTACGGGAAGCACTT encodes:
- a CDS encoding ChbG/HpnK family deacetylase, which produces MKQIIVNADDFGRHTLINRAVERGVCGGLLRSATIMPGGAAFDDAAALAARTPALGVGIHLTLVNGNPVLPPAEIPSLVTEAGVFVDDHTALTVRLLRGRVSLDEVRAELAAQLRRVEAAGISPTHADSHQHMHVLPGIIDVALDLCAAAQIPAMRAPRAPIFAGSFGGVGQLVGRMGLAVLARRAAAKARRRGICVPDHFAGIVAGEAVDTEALTQVAASLKSGTTEVMLHPGTDNAVLVRDCRWNHDFEAELAAVSAPAVREALAAAGAEAVSFRALSR